From the genome of Medicago truncatula cultivar Jemalong A17 chromosome 2, MtrunA17r5.0-ANR, whole genome shotgun sequence:
ATGATAATCTTGAAGCCAAAGATTTCAAGCATTTGGGAAGTGGTTCTGGTTTGGGGCTGGTTAGACCTGCGATGAAGACTTgattcagaagaagaaaaaatgtgcAATAAACTTCTCTTGATTATGAAGTTATCTTGTTACCCTCATCATCTGTTTTGTCTAATaatgtattttaaatttgattatcTCTTTCTGTCTAGCTAAATCACACCTTGATAATTTGAAAAGTCAGTTCGATAATTTTAAATGTAGTGTATGCAATTTCAGCTATACTATAAGTTTATGTTTGGATGGTGTTTCTGGTTATGTATATTGACAGCTATAAAAAATGTAGAATGAATCTTTGTTCGgctacataaaataatttttattgaaacagAGTTACATACATAAATGTTTTTTTCCCCATCTGAGGATAATTGACATCTTGGTGGTATGCTGATGATCATGCGAGGATAAATGGTCCCAATACTAAGTGAATAGTAAATGTACCATTTTATTATGTGTGATTGCATATAATGATCTGGCTCTAGTGAATTATGATGTTTCTATTATTCTATGAAAGATGTTTTTGTGGTCAAATATTCCATGTGGATAACTGTATGCACGTGGGCTGCTTCAGGATACACGGGTTTAAGCACTTATCCAATATCCACGAATTCAACTAAAAGACAACTCCTATAGACAGCGGGATTCTTTCATTTTCAACCGAAAGTTCTACTTGCTCCTTCCTACTTCTTATCAGAGCTGTCCTCTATTACGAATGAATGAAttcatacaatacaacataagaTAGAAGATAAAGAATAAAGGAGGCTAGGTTAATGCAAAGTcaagaatataaaataaatctatttatattttaaagatttttttagaggaaagtttaaagaaattaataaatttttgaaaaattaaatcacataaaatacGGCTCAAGATTTGCCCGAGTGGTTGGCCATCCAATGGTGCATGGTGACAgggtttttatttaattttaatccatATCCACATATATTTATCATCCTTTTAttatgcatatattatgcattgtccttatcaactgatATAAGCTCACGTATACATTTATCACCCATTTTTATATTGTGGTTCTATCCCTTTCTTTTATATGCAGATTAGGATGATACGGATATGGGGACAAGTTTCCTACTTTCCATGTTTTAATTCAACCAAAATAACTTATCCATTGGTCAGTGTCCAATTTTtcgaaaatcaaaattaactgtGTTATGAAAACTTTATTTATAGGTAAgggaaacaaaatttctttgcTTCGAAGCGTTGAGTCCATGTAGTATGTAGCTACTTTTCCCCACGGAATACAAACCATGATAATTCAATTATTTAGCATTACCATATTTGTAATTAGagctttcattttttattaatttagttAAGCTCAGATGATGTAATTAGAAGTTCTTAATTCactgaaaacattttttttaaagattaattcattcaaacatttgccaaaaacatttcattcaaacaccctctaaaaaaaactttcaaacaTGATTATAAGTACTACTACTAAAATTTGTtccgtttaatttttttttgaccaataagtAACATTTTCTAGGAAACATAGTGAGTAACATTAGTCACATTTAACCAACATAACGACCATATTAACtatatttgaaaatcaataatgTGTGCAATattgtactccctccatttctaaatataagtaaatatgactttttaaattcatttaattaatgatgtatgtggttcatattatggaccacatacatcattaattgaatgaacctaaaaagtaaaatttgcttatattttaaaacggagagaatatctcttaaaaaataccCAAGTTTactaaaacaaattgaaaattcaTTTATCCATAAATACATAATAAATGTAGTATTTACCAGCTTATTTATTTGACTGATCGGGATCAAAGTTAGTTTGACCCCCTTTCTTTGGGTACACatttccccctttttttttttttttttttttttggtacaacattTTCCCCTTTTTTAAATGTACATAAAACATGATTTGACTTTATCCAAAATATGAAGGTGTTATTCCaaatattttcttctacttcccATAATATGATAAGGGAGGGAGCTACACTCTTAGTAGGACCACTTTATAATGACAACACTTACCCTACCATAATACTCCCAATAATACCTATAGTTATAGTCATAAATACTCATGATTTGAGACTAATGTTAAACACTAATACTTCTTCACTAATACTTCatcaccacaaaaaataaaaacactcaTACTTCTTCACTAGTTCTATAAACTTTTTGTAGAATATGATTGCCAAGTTAGAGGATTgcatcacttttttttattttattaacttcACCTAAATCTTTATAATAAAAGATTTCAACTTAGTAAAGAAACAGATCTCCAACATTACTATATTTCCAACAACCAATTCAAACCCATAAAAGTCACATATTAAAAAACGTAGCTTTTATattcaaagaagaaaagaaaacgcAACTTGATACATTGACATTAAATTTGGCTCCACATTAAAACCATTGATTGGTGTTggacaaaaacatatatttctataatgtcacaactaatataataataataataataataataataataataataataataataataataataataataataatttattaaaatctcttatttttcatgtttcaaccaatCATCTTGttatcaaaacaaaatgaagagtaaaaaaacaaacatgcaACAGTTAAGAAGGGTGTGTTATTTTTAGAGGCAAGTTTAACATCTTATTAAACTAATTTTCCCATTCTCAACTTATCAATATAGAGAAATTAATCACATTTATTATTTGGGAAATATTAACTATCATTCTCGAGGCACTAATTAAGGatataaaatagtaattttttataaaagtttgtgtaatcagtatattgaaaattgaaaattttaaaaaataattactttatTTAGTATGCTTAAAGAGCATCTGGAGTACTCGTTAACAAGATCCTTGTTATTAATAGTAAAAATCTCTTCCatttcataaaaacataaaatccaAATTAGTACTATGCCATTGGTTgataattaaaacaacaaaatcattttGCTATATTCTAGTGACCATGTGGTAACAGAAACACCATCCAAAAACCAAACATAAACCTATGTGGGTCCCACACACCATCATTACCCACCAACATAAGAATTAATCACTAATTAGTgctaataataatttataatttaaataatgtaaccaaaaccaaaaccaacatCTTCCCACTTGTGCTTGCTTTCAATAGATAACCTACAccccaccaacaacaacaacaacgtaaAAAAACCATCTTTCTTCTATTTTCTGAAACCCATTAAGCAAAACCAAAAGGGTTGTCTTAGATTTCAAAAGGGTCAAAGAAAAAAGCAGAATttttgagaaagagaaaaaaaagttggtaattttttttgttgggttttgaggttttttgttttgaggTAATGGGTGATTTGGAGAAGCAGCAAGAGAAGGTGATGGTGATGGATGAAGGAGAAGGAAGAGAAGGTGAAGAAAATGAGAGGCTTTTGGAGGGTATGGCTGTTTTGGATTTTGATATGCTTTGTTCATCTGTTGCTTTGCAAACTGCAAATGGAACTTGGGGGAAGCTTGGAGGAGGTGGAGATGATGAACAGCGTGGTGAGGAGTTTGGTGGTGTTTTGAGGATGTGGGAAGGTGAAGTTCTTGATTGTTTCGAGCATCGTCGAATTGCTCTTGAATCTTCATGgtgaatttctttttcatgtgccttttttgctttttttaaacatatgttttttgttttgtgattgttgattttgtttgtttgatattCTGTATGTtttgaagttttgtttttgttcattttgaggttttttgttttgtttttgtttttataataacaTTAGTTGTTGTGAGATGTTTAGCTGATTTTGTAAGGAATTGGTGATGATTGGTTgatcttgtttattttttcaaattgtttGCTTGTTATGTTTCATTTCTGGATTGACAAATCCCTTTCAGCTTATGGTTTCAGTTTGCAGAGAAGAAGATTTTATCTTTAAGATATTCTTTTCTGATCATTAGATCCTTAATCCTATGTTTAGACTTTGGATGGGGGCTATGGAGGATAAGCCAAAATTCTATCTCAAAAATAGATTTTCTAATTTAATAAGTTTTAGAATGAATGGAAAAATGACCTATCATCATCAAACTTAGGAcaactttttatgtttttaattttagtttcaaaacTATTCCAGCTTTTAAATATTTGTACGAGAgactttgaaaattatttttacaaatcaaatattctCTCAAATCAAACCAATCCTTAAATTAATGTCCTAATATATcttgattgtttttaaaaattataactctgaatttaaaattgaaatgtttaCCTTCCTTTTCTTTACTTTGAAACTCTCCATCCTGATATACGTCACATGCCCTGAATCTATGAGGAATGTGTTTTGTGGTGACCGGTTCTGTTCCTGACTTTCTGTTTTCACTATTAGTTTATTGTATACAACCCCAAGGGAAACAATATGTTTATTTTCTCATCGTGGTGCGAGGGGTTTGTGACATTGAGATTTATTTGAGTTACCAAGATGCCTGGTATGGTTTTGAATGATGAAGCTTATTCAGTTTAACGTATTTCTTAATCATACACGTGATTGCAATGACCTTTCTTTCTGGCCAATGAAAGTCTAAAATGGCATAAAAACACACTGTGGTTTGCTGTTACTTACAAgggttttatatgatttatctTGTATGTTAAAAGTAGCTCATTTGATTGCAGTTGTCCCTGCTACCGATTTGGGAAGAACATGAAACGAGCTGGTCTTGGTTCTTGCTATATTCAGGTATATTCacattgtttgaatttttttagagcTTCTTTGCTGTTTTAAAATGATCTAATACTAACTTAAAACTTTAACAAAAGGAATCCTACTtcaaattgacaatttccatGTTCAACTTCTCTGATTTTTCGTAATATAATTCTTTGAAGCTTGAATGTCCTTGTTTTATATTGCAGGCATTTGTATATTTTCTTCTTGCCATCTGTGCTCTTTTCAACTTCATAGCCTTTATTGTCACGAGACATCACTACTTTCTATACCTGACAGTCACCTTCATCATTACTGGTGGAGCATATTTAGGATTCTACCGAACTCGTATGCGAAAGAAATTCAACATCAAGGTGGGCGTGTTTgcttttatattgtttattgaCACTTAGTTACTGATAGACAGGTTTTCACTGAGGTATGCTGTATGCACATGGTTTGTTCTCTGAAAATAACTTGTCTTGTTCAGACAAAGCTAGCCTAAAGAGAGCATATTAGGGTCTGTCCACCCTTGGTTTAATTTAAAGCACATTATGATCTTAGCAACTAGAATTTAATTTTCGACAATCCTAACTTGCTCGCGTTAGAGATAATCTCACTTCAGAGGATTTTAAAGGATTAGTCCAAAGTCGCAAGTCGCACTTTGGACTAACATGATGGAGGATGGGTGTCATTTTCTTAGCATTTTTGCTTGCATGCGTATGTTTTGGAGTATGGTTGGTTACTATTGACTgcttgtatttttttgtttgatacatgctgactaactttgatgttgattttggcaGCATTCGTATATCTAATGCAGTATTTGTTGGTATCCTTTTTCAGGGTAGCGATAGTATGGTGGACGATTGCGTTTACCATTTTGTCTGTCCTTGTTGTACATTGTGTCAGGTAATTCAAAATTCTCTCCTTTCTTGACTTGTTGTACACCGTATTATGTGAGATAAAACTATTGATGACAGAACATCTTTCAAATTTAGTGGTGACTATAACCAGAGTGAGAACATATTTATCAATGCCGACTTTATTGTATTGAATTTTGTATCTTTGTATCATGATGCAGGAGTCGAGAACATTGGAGATTAACAACGTTCAAGACGGCACTTGGCACGGTCGGGGTGACACCATATGCATAGGTGGCATTAGGAATGGGAGTAAAGCACTCCCTGAGATGATTCCTCCTCCTATCGAGTCGATCAAGCTTACGGATGAAAATTACACCTTATAGAAGAATTAGAACATAGTATCATCAATGAATCTTGAATCAAGGTTGTGAGGAAGTTTTAAAACAATGGTTTTTCATCTGGATTGTATCCCTGGTGTCTGCCCGGTATATTTGATTTCAAAAGAGAATGTAATGAAGGCTCTAACAACACCGATTGCACCGGGACTAAGAGGTAGTGGAAATCACGGGAAACAACTAATGTTTGTGTTGGAAAATAAGTCTACATTGTTTGGAACAAAGAGAATCAAAATGTTTATACGTTGAGAATGTTTTAGTTCAAAGTGTGTAGACAATTTAAGACTCAAGTATTCCAAACTTACATACACTTTGGTTTTCTTTGTTCCAAGCAGACTTATTCTCACTATGGGATAGCTTAATTTTTGGATGgagaaaaaatgttacttttaaAATTACCCCATGATGTTAGTTTGCAAAATGTGCATATAGAGTGATGTCATTCTAAACTAATGGGGTATTATTTTTACCAGCCCCTGTAGTATATAGTTTGATTAGTGTCATAGTGTTGAAAGAATCCCTTCTTAATGATTGTAACAAAAATTACAAGTGTTGTATTAATCCTTGTATTCTCAAGTAGGCCTACAAGAGAGTTAAGATGAATCATGCTTGGCTCTATTATTGGAAATACAACCTATTTCCTTTGCACTTGTATTAACAAGAGAATATTAGTTTCCACTTGAAGATGGTTAGGAATTCTAAAATAGAACTATGAATTTATGAATGATGTTAGTTTCCACTAAAATCTAATATTATAGTTTCTACCTTGAGGAAGTTGTTGTCACATCTAAACTTTGGGTAATGTCCTTAAAATGGAATTTCCTCTCCTAGTTGCTTAAGTATTTGGTttcaagttgttgttgtttccacataaaagaaatttgaagtCAGGAAAGTTGAGAAGTCAAGTTATTAATAAACTTAATAATTAAAAGTTGTTGATGCGACAAATTGTGAGTTGGAATAAATTAGTTAATGTGACAATGACTCCagatttatattaaaatttatttattttgcatcatAGTCAAATTAAGCCCCTACATTACATCTTCCACTTCAATCCCTGCCCACACCATATGTGGTATTTGTTCTATTAATTTATGAATGTCATTTGATGCCATATCACAtgcactttttctttttataactATTGACAAAGGACACATAGGTGAATGAATAGTTCAACTCCATATTCCACCAAATCAAGGTCTTGTGGTGTGGTTGTGTCCTCTACTTTTAGGATTGAGTGGAAACAGTGACATAACATATGTAGTGAATATGACTATTTCCCTCAGCTGATCAAATTCTCTGCCTTTTGGTGCTTCTTTCCAGCACACTCACTGGAGTTTCAGTGCTTAAAAAGCTTGTATCTTTCATTGACCCTTTTACTTCATTTCTCCATATATCCTGCATCATATCAATGCACTTGGCCAATGTATCCTAAAACAATTACCACCAATATTTAATGCcaacaccaaaaaataataaataaatattaagtaGTGGTTTAGTATAAGTATAAAGTATAAACTCACCTGGTCTATATACTCAGAAGTTGTAATTGTAGCTCTCAGAATATAATATTGCTGTGGAAATAGTTCATAAGATGCGTAGATAAGGGAAGCTGCTGCAACAGTTGAGGGTTTATACTCTAAAAACTTAATGTCTGCATTCataaaatataagataaaatgtAATTCAGTTTGTGAGGATTGGAACTGAAGATTAAAATGGAGTTATGATTAAGAAGTACCATTATGAACATTGAAGATTATCTCTGCAGCTCTATCTTTAAGTGATCGATCCTTAATTTGAGCTAAGGAGATGAAGAAATTCAAGAAAGGAAACGGTGTAATTGACCTCATACGCCAATCCAGAGCT
Proteins encoded in this window:
- the LOC25485903 gene encoding cell number regulator 5, which encodes MGDLEKQQEKVMVMDEGEGREGEENERLLEGMAVLDFDMLCSSVALQTANGTWGKLGGGGDDEQRGEEFGGVLRMWEGEVLDCFEHRRIALESSCCPCYRFGKNMKRAGLGSCYIQAFVYFLLAICALFNFIAFIVTRHHYFLYLTVTFIITGGAYLGFYRTRMRKKFNIKGSDSMVDDCVYHFVCPCCTLCQESRTLEINNVQDGTWHGRGDTICIGGIRNGSKALPEMIPPPIESIKLTDENYTL
- the LOC25485904 gene encoding putative cyclin-D6-1 isoform X1; translation: MDFDLDNPLASFKEQQNCTITELFASETDHMPSPNCLNSIHCEAISLILQVQHSCNLDPFIAYLAINYLHRFMSKQEFPQGKPWLIRLIVISCLSLASKMKNTHLPFSKLQKEGCNFNGETIQKMELVILGALDWRMRSITPFPFLNFFISLAQIKDRSLKDRAAEIIFNVHNDIKFLEYKPSTVAAASLIYASYELFPQQYYILRATITTSEYIDQDTLAKCIDMMQDIWRNEVKGSMKDTSFLSTETPVSVLERSTKRQRI
- the LOC25485904 gene encoding putative cyclin-D6-1 isoform X2; the protein is MDFDLDNPLASFKEQQNCTITELFASETDHMPSPNCLNSIHCEAISLILQVQHSCNLDPFIAYLAINYLHRFMSKQEFPGKPWLIRLIVISCLSLASKMKNTHLPFSKLQKEGCNFNGETIQKMELVILGALDWRMRSITPFPFLNFFISLAQIKDRSLKDRAAEIIFNVHNDIKFLEYKPSTVAAASLIYASYELFPQQYYILRATITTSEYIDQDTLAKCIDMMQDIWRNEVKGSMKDTSFLSTETPVSVLERSTKRQRI